Proteins encoded within one genomic window of Candidatus Nezhaarchaeota archaeon:
- a CDS encoding transcription initiation factor IIB, with protein sequence MKDQLIDESELKCPECGSTEFFRDYNRAEMACAKCGLVISERLMDLGPEWRAFDSEQQDRRARAGAPLTLTIHDKGLSTVINWHSNNKTSRNMNPAKKMQIYKLKKWQQRSRVSNAFERNLTYALSELDRIASQLGLPRNVRETAAILYRRMIETRMIRGRSIESMVAAAIYAACRQNKIPRTLDEISQASNVKKREVGKSYRLLLRTLLAKITPVVSINFIPRLVNKLNLSHDVQRLAITILEKAKNMGLTSGRGPMGIAAASIYIACVLQQVKCTQRDIASSANVTEVTIRNRYQELMRKLEFVVTI encoded by the coding sequence ATGAAGGATCAACTGATCGATGAGTCTGAGCTTAAATGCCCTGAGTGTGGAAGCACAGAATTCTTCAGAGATTACAACCGTGCTGAAATGGCTTGTGCTAAGTGCGGTCTCGTAATAAGCGAACGTCTCATGGATCTGGGTCCTGAGTGGAGAGCTTTCGATTCTGAGCAGCAGGATAGGAGAGCTAGAGCAGGAGCTCCGTTGACGCTCACGATTCACGACAAAGGGCTCTCAACAGTTATAAATTGGCATAGCAACAATAAGACTTCAAGAAATATGAACCCAGCTAAGAAAATGCAAATATATAAGTTGAAGAAGTGGCAACAAAGATCAAGGGTTTCAAATGCCTTTGAAAGGAACCTGACTTATGCTCTATCAGAATTGGACAGGATAGCATCTCAACTGGGTCTTCCAAGAAACGTGAGAGAGACTGCAGCTATTCTCTATAGAAGAATGATTGAAACGAGGATGATAAGAGGAAGGTCTATTGAGAGCATGGTCGCCGCCGCCATCTATGCTGCTTGTAGGCAAAATAAAATTCCGAGAACACTCGATGAAATATCTCAAGCTTCCAACGTAAAGAAACGAGAAGTGGGAAAGAGTTATAGACTTCTCTTGAGGACCCTCTTAGCAAAGATCACGCCTGTAGTATCGATAAACTTCATACCCCGCCTTGTTAACAAACTGAACCTTTCACACGACGTCCAAAGACTTGCCATAACCATTTTGGAGAAGGCTAAGAATATGGGTCTAACTTCTGGCAGGGGTCCCATGGGCATTGCTGCGGCGTCCATATACATAGCTTGCGTACTTCAACAAGTTAAATGTACCCAAAGGGATATAGCCTCCTCGGCTAATGTGACTGAAGTCACGATACGTAATAGATACCAAGAGCTCATGCGAAAGCTTGAATTCGTAGTTACAATATAA
- a CDS encoding RlmE family RNA methyltransferase, which yields MSKQWRAERSRDYYHRMAKSLGFRSRAAFKLLEINKRFGILRRGYIVLDVGAYPGGWLQVASKAVGPTGLVIGIDLRPIKEMSAPNVKTIIGDICDESLHEKLASIIPRKVDAILSDASPKLTGVWSTDMARHAHIVYCVLKLAGKLLRKGGTAVMKVFQGEELDELLMDVRRLFSDVRLFKPKASRRKSREVYLICTGFYGDNDISKDVV from the coding sequence ATGTCAAAGCAATGGCGAGCTGAGAGGTCAAGGGATTACTATCATAGGATGGCAAAGAGCTTAGGCTTTAGATCTCGTGCAGCCTTTAAGCTTTTGGAGATAAATAAAAGATTTGGTATCTTAAGGAGAGGTTACATAGTTTTAGACGTAGGAGCTTACCCTGGAGGATGGTTACAAGTAGCATCTAAAGCTGTAGGTCCTACGGGTTTAGTTATAGGTATCGATTTAAGACCCATAAAAGAGATGAGCGCGCCAAACGTTAAGACCATAATTGGTGATATATGTGATGAAAGTCTTCATGAAAAACTTGCAAGCATCATACCTCGCAAGGTTGATGCAATATTGTCTGATGCCTCTCCTAAACTAACGGGAGTATGGTCAACAGACATGGCCCGACATGCTCACATAGTCTACTGCGTTCTTAAACTTGCTGGCAAGTTACTCAGGAAGGGGGGTACGGCCGTGATGAAGGTCTTTCAAGGAGAGGAATTAGACGAGCTGTTAATGGATGTACGACGTCTCTTTAGTGATGTACGACTATTTAAACCTAAGGCCTCACGACGGAAGAGTAGAGAAGTTTACTTAATATGTACCGGCTTCTATGGAGACAATGATATAAGTAAGGATGTTGTGTAA
- a CDS encoding tRNA (guanine(10)-N(2))-dimethyltransferase, with protein MYIKIPLKLFYEGKVKLLLPDDRLLGEKEVKRLVFYNPIMSFSRDFSICVLKAYARLKGRKCLRIAEPLTASGVRGIRYAKEVEEVARAVLSDINPIAVRIARINAVLNQVHDKVVVKLSNANTLLSKYDAKGKRFDFVDIDPFGSPSPYVDSAIRSTLIGGIVALTATDMPPLCGVYPHVALRRYGGLSLRTEYCHELAVRLILGLLAREAGKYELSIKPLIAHSTRHYIRVFVELSSSKDAVKNMGYVYHCQKCLNRLIVRLEDFSSIKAECEKCSSKMGVAGPLWIGSIFDKAFCEEVFKVAEDLAMPSKRELSKILRLIVSEADGPPTFYTIDAISHKYKLKQPKMWHLIETLRSHGFYASPTHFNFKGFRFNGDITELIKVLA; from the coding sequence ATGTACATAAAGATACCTCTTAAACTCTTCTATGAAGGTAAGGTTAAGCTATTACTACCCGACGATAGGCTATTAGGAGAAAAGGAGGTTAAGAGATTAGTTTTCTACAACCCCATCATGTCCTTTTCTCGTGATTTCTCTATATGCGTATTAAAGGCCTATGCAAGATTAAAAGGAAGGAAGTGTCTACGGATAGCTGAACCATTGACTGCTAGTGGTGTCAGGGGCATTAGATACGCTAAGGAAGTGGAAGAAGTGGCTAGAGCAGTCCTTTCAGACATTAACCCAATAGCTGTGAGAATAGCGAGAATCAATGCTGTGCTAAACCAAGTACATGATAAGGTTGTTGTGAAGCTATCCAATGCAAATACGTTGCTGTCTAAGTATGATGCTAAAGGTAAAAGGTTCGACTTCGTAGATATAGATCCCTTTGGCTCTCCATCTCCCTACGTAGATTCCGCTATCAGATCAACCTTAATAGGAGGTATTGTAGCCTTAACAGCCACAGACATGCCTCCTCTTTGCGGCGTTTACCCTCACGTAGCTCTAAGACGCTATGGGGGCTTATCGTTAAGAACTGAATACTGCCATGAGCTAGCAGTAAGACTGATATTAGGTCTTTTAGCTAGAGAAGCTGGTAAATACGAGCTTTCCATAAAACCTTTGATCGCTCATAGCACGAGACATTATATAAGGGTCTTTGTTGAATTATCCTCTTCAAAGGATGCCGTAAAAAACATGGGCTATGTGTATCATTGCCAAAAGTGCTTAAATAGGCTAATTGTGAGACTTGAAGATTTTTCTTCCATCAAAGCTGAATGTGAGAAGTGCTCTTCAAAAATGGGCGTTGCTGGTCCCCTATGGATAGGCTCAATATTTGACAAGGCTTTCTGTGAAGAGGTCTTTAAGGTAGCTGAAGACTTAGCTATGCCTAGCAAGAGAGAACTTAGTAAGATCTTGAGGTTAATAGTAAGTGAAGCCGATGGTCCTCCAACCTTCTACACGATTGATGCTATTTCTCACAAGTACAAGTTAAAGCAACCTAAAATGTGGCACTTAATTGAAACACTTCGCTCTCACGGCTTTTATGCCTCTCCAACACACTTTAACTTCAAGGGGTTTAGGTTCAATGGCGATATTACAGAGTTAATCAAGGTACTAGCATAA
- a CDS encoding helix-turn-helix domain-containing protein, whose amino-acid sequence MPIERVLARTIETLHESGFETSKPYVNERSSINVVARSGDTLILIKALNDVSELRGCCTLEIKRAGYALRATPLIVGEKDGPYNIDREVVYERQGVYIIHPDALREYFEGKKHYVYYKGGRFYVRIDGKKLRETREKIGLSLGDLANLVGVSRKAIYEYEKDEIDATIDVASKLYEVLSMYVGEEEALKAFKPVDILSDAAVTEIKKDEEWPITGKSRRWRLQEEVASKLLRLGFSVFRFKDAPFNLIAKKNGERGKVILILTIETLSSRFKEEIEVLRDVAEVAKVGGLVVTRKVLREEGVISTQDLEDITNPDELVETSMLC is encoded by the coding sequence GTGCCCATAGAGAGGGTTTTGGCCAGAACTATTGAGACACTTCACGAAAGCGGATTTGAGACCTCAAAGCCTTATGTAAATGAGAGAAGCTCCATAAACGTTGTTGCTAGAAGTGGAGATACATTGATTTTGATTAAGGCCCTTAACGATGTTAGCGAATTAAGAGGTTGTTGTACCCTAGAGATTAAGAGAGCAGGTTATGCCTTAAGGGCTACTCCACTTATTGTTGGAGAAAAAGATGGGCCTTACAATATAGATAGAGAAGTGGTTTATGAAAGGCAAGGAGTTTACATAATTCATCCCGATGCTCTCAGAGAATACTTTGAAGGGAAAAAGCACTACGTCTATTACAAGGGTGGAAGGTTTTATGTAAGGATTGATGGTAAGAAATTGAGAGAAACACGTGAAAAGATAGGCTTATCGTTGGGAGATCTAGCTAATCTCGTGGGAGTTTCAAGAAAAGCTATTTACGAATACGAGAAGGACGAGATAGACGCAACAATCGACGTTGCCTCAAAACTTTATGAGGTCCTTAGCATGTATGTGGGTGAAGAAGAGGCGTTGAAGGCTTTTAAGCCTGTGGACATCTTAAGTGATGCCGCAGTAACTGAAATTAAGAAGGATGAGGAGTGGCCAATAACCGGTAAGAGTAGGAGGTGGAGGCTGCAAGAAGAGGTGGCCTCAAAGCTACTAAGACTTGGATTCTCTGTTTTCAGATTTAAGGATGCCCCCTTCAACCTTATAGCCAAGAAGAATGGCGAGAGGGGCAAAGTTATATTGATCTTGACCATTGAGACGCTTAGTAGTAGATTTAAAGAGGAAATAGAAGTATTGAGAGATGTGGCAGAAGTTGCTAAGGTTGGAGGGCTTGTTGTAACGCGAAAAGTCCTTCGCGAAGAAGGGGTCATAAGTACTCAAGATCTTGAAGACATAACTAACCCTGATGAATTAGTAGAGACAAGTATGTTATGCTAG
- a CDS encoding DUF61 family protein → MLADIQGFERGFIDRVSRILAKEIEKINDHLPRESKTLKELLEMDEPKVLTKSGDELVMDKRELEMLASILPAQHHDKLRLPIIILRMIEMGDGVYMICGGDLEVQVINKVLGQGAVHCHDGKAFLYKPYVAALRGKLRTTTVIGFVPSME, encoded by the coding sequence TTGTTAGCTGATATACAAGGTTTTGAGAGGGGCTTTATCGATAGAGTGAGTAGAATACTAGCAAAGGAAATTGAGAAGATAAATGACCATTTACCTAGAGAGAGCAAAACTTTGAAAGAACTCTTAGAGATGGATGAGCCAAAGGTCTTAACCAAATCAGGTGACGAACTTGTAATGGATAAGAGAGAGCTTGAAATGTTAGCTAGCATACTACCAGCCCAGCATCACGACAAGTTAAGGTTACCCATCATTATACTGCGCATGATAGAGATGGGAGATGGCGTTTACATGATATGTGGAGGAGACTTGGAAGTTCAAGTTATAAATAAAGTTCTAGGTCAAGGAGCAGTACATTGCCATGACGGTAAAGCCTTTTTATACAAACCTTATGTGGCTGCTTTGCGTGGCAAATTGAGGACCACAACTGTTATAGGCTTTGTTCCCAGTATGGAATGA
- a CDS encoding fibrillarin-like rRNA/tRNA 2'-O-methyltransferase, which yields MHEDISGVYVVEMDDGSIRLATRNLAPGIKVYGETLLQHGGVELRLWDAYRSKLAAAFMKGLKTSPLRDGIKVLYLGVASGTTCSHVSDIVGNDGRVYGVEFSPRVMREFLERVAKYRRNVIPILADARLPTEYAHLVEEVDVIYQDVAQPYQSKILVDNADFYLKKGGWAFLAIKARSIDVTKEPSEVYKREVETLKDGGFEIVHVVHLEPYDVDHAMILARRT from the coding sequence ATGCACGAGGATATAAGCGGGGTATACGTTGTTGAAATGGATGATGGCAGTATAAGGTTGGCGACTCGCAATTTAGCTCCTGGGATCAAAGTCTATGGCGAAACACTCCTCCAACATGGAGGTGTAGAGCTTAGGCTATGGGATGCCTATAGGTCTAAGCTTGCAGCAGCCTTCATGAAGGGCCTAAAGACCTCTCCTCTAAGAGATGGAATTAAGGTATTATACCTAGGAGTAGCCTCAGGAACGACATGCTCCCACGTTTCGGACATAGTCGGTAACGACGGGCGCGTGTATGGTGTAGAATTCTCGCCTAGGGTCATGAGGGAATTCCTTGAAAGAGTGGCTAAGTACCGAAGAAACGTTATACCCATACTAGCAGATGCACGATTGCCGACCGAGTATGCTCATCTAGTGGAGGAAGTCGATGTCATATATCAAGACGTTGCGCAGCCTTATCAAAGCAAGATCTTGGTGGACAATGCAGATTTCTACCTTAAGAAAGGTGGTTGGGCCTTTCTAGCAATAAAAGCTAGGAGCATTGATGTTACTAAAGAGCCTTCAGAGGTTTACAAAAGAGAGGTGGAGACTTTAAAGGATGGAGGATTTGAAATAGTCCATGTGGTACACTTAGAGCCTTACGACGTTGATCATGCAATGATATTGGCGCGTAGGACGTGA
- a CDS encoding C/D box methylation guide ribonucleoprotein complex aNOP56 subunit (functions along with aFIB and aL7a; guides 2'-O-methylation of ribose to specific sites in RNAs) — MGSFIGLLLCNDEGEVLEKALFPKNYEIQASKLYLLSKGESIDEVKELCEKARKLGIDELVVEDPKVAQVFVSAGFQNVKIETPNKVAKAIRSQLLKLVVKIGYATSEDEAVEILHKVAFNLSAKRIVEAVEKRDLLVAQAVSCIDEIEKILNILASRLREWYGVHFPELGNVIKDHEDFVRALILIGHRDNIKKKEVLEELGPLRDKISKILETGPSLGANVLQKDVDVIRDVASIVLKLYEVNERLRRYVDEVMGEVAPNLKELIGPVLGARLIALAGGLERLAKLPASTIQLLGAEKALFRALRTGSKPPKHGVIFQYPEIHRSPKWQRGKIARALAGKIAIAARVDFFTGEYIADELKEDLKNRIKEIKETYKSPPKKVVEKKVKKKVKKEGGSK, encoded by the coding sequence GTGGGCAGCTTTATAGGTCTACTGCTTTGCAATGATGAGGGAGAAGTGCTTGAAAAGGCCTTATTCCCGAAGAATTACGAAATTCAGGCGAGCAAGCTCTACTTGTTAAGTAAGGGAGAAAGTATAGATGAAGTTAAGGAGTTATGCGAGAAAGCTCGAAAGCTCGGCATCGATGAGCTTGTGGTCGAAGACCCTAAAGTTGCACAGGTTTTTGTGAGCGCAGGATTTCAAAATGTAAAGATAGAGACTCCGAATAAAGTGGCTAAGGCTATAAGATCTCAATTACTTAAGCTTGTAGTAAAGATAGGTTACGCTACAAGTGAAGACGAGGCCGTGGAAATCCTTCATAAAGTTGCCTTTAATTTAAGCGCTAAGAGGATAGTTGAGGCCGTTGAGAAAAGAGATCTTCTTGTAGCTCAAGCAGTCTCTTGTATAGATGAAATCGAGAAGATACTCAACATACTAGCTTCGAGATTAAGAGAGTGGTATGGAGTGCACTTCCCTGAGCTTGGTAATGTTATTAAAGATCACGAGGACTTCGTGAGGGCACTAATCCTCATAGGACATAGAGATAACATAAAGAAGAAAGAGGTTTTAGAAGAACTTGGTCCTCTTAGAGATAAGATATCCAAGATACTAGAGACGGGACCCTCTCTTGGGGCCAATGTTCTACAAAAGGACGTAGATGTCATAAGGGACGTTGCCTCCATAGTCCTCAAACTCTATGAGGTAAACGAAAGGCTACGAAGATACGTAGATGAGGTCATGGGTGAGGTCGCTCCAAACTTAAAAGAGCTTATCGGTCCAGTTTTGGGAGCCAGGCTCATAGCTCTCGCTGGTGGATTAGAAAGACTAGCAAAGCTACCTGCAAGTACCATTCAATTACTAGGTGCCGAGAAGGCTCTTTTTAGAGCACTAAGAACAGGAAGCAAACCTCCCAAGCACGGCGTGATATTCCAATACCCTGAAATACATAGATCGCCCAAGTGGCAAAGAGGTAAGATAGCTAGAGCGTTAGCTGGGAAAATAGCAATAGCTGCTCGAGTTGACTTCTTCACCGGAGAGTACATAGCTGATGAACTAAAGGAGGATTTAAAGAATAGGATAAAAGAAATAAAGGAGACTTACAAAAGTCCGCCTAAGAAGGTCGTAGAGAAGAAGGTCAAGAAGAAGGTCAAGAAGGAGGGTGGAAGCAAGTGA
- a CDS encoding dihydroorotate dehydrogenase, with protein MSLRVTIASLTLRHPIMLASGILGTTPSMLIKAYKSGASAVVTKSLTINPRNGNPNPVIVELRYGLLNAIGLANPGVENYLAECLEVKDDLSRIPIVFSIAGTKIEEYVEIARLISERGLGRALELNLSCPHVQETRLFTEDPKLAAQVVKSVCDVTSLPVFVKVGLSTNLIDVVNAVVKHGASAITAINSVRAMVIDINAKKPVLSSVYGGLSGPAIKPIALRVIYELYENFSIPLIGVGGITKWQDVVEFLMAGASAVQVGTAVYKRGFRVFKELVRGLQRYMEKEGLKDVRDLVGLAH; from the coding sequence GTGAGTCTAAGAGTAACCATAGCTTCACTCACACTTCGACACCCAATAATGTTGGCATCAGGGATCTTGGGGACGACACCATCAATGCTCATTAAAGCATACAAATCCGGGGCTTCAGCCGTAGTTACAAAGTCTCTTACCATAAATCCAAGAAATGGAAATCCAAATCCAGTAATAGTTGAGCTTCGTTATGGTTTGCTGAATGCAATAGGTCTCGCCAATCCGGGCGTAGAGAATTATCTTGCTGAGTGCCTTGAAGTTAAGGACGACTTGTCACGTATCCCCATAGTGTTTAGCATTGCAGGCACTAAAATAGAGGAGTACGTAGAGATAGCTCGATTAATATCTGAGAGAGGTTTAGGTAGAGCCTTGGAACTAAACCTGTCTTGTCCTCATGTTCAAGAAACTAGGCTATTCACCGAAGATCCTAAATTGGCTGCTCAAGTAGTTAAATCCGTATGTGACGTTACTTCACTACCAGTATTCGTGAAGGTGGGTCTCTCCACGAATCTAATCGACGTTGTCAACGCAGTCGTGAAACATGGAGCATCAGCCATTACAGCTATAAATTCCGTGAGGGCAATGGTAATAGACATAAATGCTAAAAAGCCTGTGCTCTCATCGGTTTATGGTGGCCTTTCAGGGCCAGCAATTAAGCCCATAGCTTTAAGGGTAATATATGAACTCTACGAGAACTTCAGCATACCTCTAATAGGTGTTGGTGGTATAACTAAGTGGCAGGACGTTGTAGAGTTCCTCATGGCCGGAGCATCAGCAGTCCAAGTTGGTACAGCAGTCTACAAGCGAGGCTTTAGAGTGTTTAAAGAACTCGTAAGGGGTCTTCAAAGGTACATGGAGAAAGAGGGTCTTAAAGATGTTAGGGATCTAGTGGGATTAGCTCACTGA
- a CDS encoding dihydroorotate dehydrogenase electron transfer subunit, with amino-acid sequence MARYYFKGIITSKKKESENVFSHTIFFEDNKILRKMKPGRFVMIWLPGCDEFPLSPLFYDITSSTMRLTFKIVGLGTKALASMNPGQAIFVRGPYGNGFAIPPITGLSREKPLLIVGGGVGIAPLLPLIHVITKNSLDLHVVCGFRSILDTFFVDEIYRFVGENLTITTDDGSMGIKGTAVNAVRELLKRKHFSYAFACGPEPMLFKLHKMLSYKGIPHQMLLERYVKCALGVCGSCVIDGFRLCKEGPVFDNTVLKRLSEFGCFKRLPSGIKEPIVDS; translated from the coding sequence ATGGCTAGGTACTACTTCAAGGGCATCATAACAAGCAAGAAAAAGGAATCAGAAAACGTATTCTCTCACACGATATTCTTCGAAGACAATAAGATATTGCGAAAAATGAAACCCGGACGATTCGTAATGATATGGCTTCCCGGATGCGATGAATTCCCTCTATCCCCGTTATTCTATGATATCACGTCTTCGACTATGAGACTTACATTTAAGATTGTGGGGTTGGGAACCAAAGCGCTAGCATCAATGAATCCTGGTCAAGCAATTTTTGTTAGAGGTCCTTACGGCAACGGCTTTGCAATACCACCCATTACTGGATTGTCAAGAGAGAAACCTTTACTAATAGTTGGGGGAGGTGTAGGAATTGCACCATTACTACCACTAATCCATGTTATAACGAAAAACTCTCTAGATTTACATGTTGTTTGCGGCTTTAGGAGCATTCTTGACACCTTCTTCGTTGACGAGATATATAGGTTTGTAGGCGAAAACTTAACGATAACAACAGATGATGGAAGCATGGGCATTAAGGGGACAGCCGTGAATGCTGTTAGAGAGCTCCTTAAGCGAAAGCATTTCTCTTACGCCTTTGCTTGTGGTCCTGAACCTATGCTCTTTAAACTCCATAAAATGTTATCGTATAAAGGGATACCTCACCAAATGCTTCTTGAAAGATACGTAAAATGTGCTTTAGGTGTTTGTGGTTCATGCGTCATAGATGGTTTTCGGTTATGTAAGGAAGGTCCTGTCTTCGACAACACGGTACTGAAGAGGTTAAGTGAGTTTGGTTGCTTTAAACGTCTACCATCCGGTATTAAAGAACCCATAGTTGATAGTTAA
- a CDS encoding 30S ribosomal protein S30e translates to MPSHGSLTKAGKVRSQTPKIPPKPKRNPVPRVRNHKEYVKRFLVTPKQKTPASS, encoded by the coding sequence ATGCCTTCGCATGGCTCACTAACTAAAGCCGGAAAAGTAAGATCTCAAACTCCTAAGATCCCCCCTAAGCCTAAGAGGAATCCCGTACCTCGAGTTAGGAACCATAAAGAATACGTGAAAAGGTTTTTAGTAACACCAAAGCAAAAAACGCCTGCTTCTTCTTAA
- the gatD gene encoding Glu-tRNA(Gln) amidotransferase subunit GatD yields the protein MSEGLEIPQPLKSLNLEPYDRVRIVKGSMVCEGLLMPKTEVLGDEYVLIKMDNGYNVGFKLSEVKVELISKGRPTIVESKPSIKLMTELPRVTVIGTGGTIASKVEYKTGAVYPSLSAEDLYESIPELKEVAIVTTRTLLNIFSEDMSPEHWSMIAKAIAEEVMKNDVSGIVVAHGTDTMGYTAAALSFALQQLPVPIALVGAQRSSDRPSSDAALNMLGATIIAARAPFAEVVVVMHENISDENLIAIRGTRARKCHTSRRDAFKPINDTPVARVVNGRDVVILAEDLRPRSEDRKNLKVHANFDKRVALIKVYPGIPPEAIEWTLNAGYRGLVIEGTGLGHAPSYVLSSIKKLIDHGMIVVMTSQCLWGRVNMNVYRTGVELLRMGVIPCEDMLPETALVKLMWCLANSKDEQEVKKLMLTNIAGEMKSRTEYRGCC from the coding sequence TTGTCTGAAGGGCTTGAGATTCCTCAGCCTCTAAAGTCTTTGAATTTAGAACCTTACGATAGAGTTCGAATAGTTAAAGGGTCAATGGTATGCGAAGGACTACTAATGCCTAAGACAGAGGTGTTGGGAGATGAGTACGTGCTTATAAAAATGGATAATGGCTATAACGTAGGCTTTAAACTTTCAGAAGTCAAGGTTGAGCTCATATCGAAAGGCCGTCCTACGATTGTTGAAAGTAAACCATCCATTAAGTTAATGACGGAATTACCCAGGGTGACAGTCATAGGGACCGGGGGCACTATTGCAAGCAAAGTAGAGTATAAGACCGGGGCTGTTTATCCATCGCTATCAGCAGAAGACCTTTACGAGTCCATACCAGAGTTAAAAGAAGTCGCTATTGTGACTACGCGCACATTACTCAACATCTTTAGCGAAGACATGAGCCCCGAGCATTGGTCCATGATAGCTAAAGCTATAGCAGAAGAGGTGATGAAGAATGACGTTAGCGGTATCGTGGTAGCACATGGCACCGATACGATGGGATATACAGCAGCTGCTCTCAGCTTTGCATTGCAACAATTACCGGTACCAATAGCCCTCGTGGGAGCCCAAAGATCATCAGATAGACCATCAAGTGATGCAGCCCTCAACATGTTGGGAGCCACAATAATAGCTGCTCGTGCTCCTTTTGCTGAAGTTGTTGTAGTAATGCATGAAAATATAAGCGATGAGAACTTAATAGCAATACGCGGTACAAGGGCTAGAAAGTGCCATACGAGTCGTAGAGATGCCTTTAAGCCAATAAACGATACTCCGGTAGCTAGGGTGGTTAACGGGAGGGACGTGGTGATCTTAGCCGAGGACTTAAGACCTCGTAGCGAAGATAGGAAGAACCTTAAGGTTCATGCCAACTTTGACAAGAGAGTCGCCCTAATCAAGGTATATCCTGGAATACCTCCTGAAGCAATAGAGTGGACCCTTAATGCTGGCTATAGAGGACTTGTAATCGAGGGCACAGGGCTTGGGCATGCTCCAAGCTATGTGCTCTCGTCTATCAAAAAGCTCATAGACCACGGGATGATAGTGGTAATGACATCGCAGTGCCTATGGGGAAGGGTTAATATGAACGTCTATAGGACCGGTGTCGAGCTCCTCAGAATGGGTGTAATACCCTGTGAGGACATGCTTCCAGAAACGGCTCTCGTGAAGTTAATGTGGTGTTTAGCGAACTCTAAGGATGAACAAGAAGTTAAGAAGCTTATGTTAACCAACATAGCTGGAGAGATGAAGTCGAGGACTGAATATCGAGGTTGTTGTTAA